Part of the Neisseria brasiliensis genome is shown below.
CAAAGGAAATCACCACTTGAATCATGTAGGTTTCGTGGCTGACGTTGGTCATTGATAAGCCCAAAATGCCCGTGGCGGTAATCAATACGCCGATGAGCATAGGTTTTTTATAGCCGAATTTTTGCAGCAGTTTCTCGCTGACCCGAATCATGATTAACACCATCGCCAAATAGCCCAGCGATTTTAAACCAGCCTCAAACGGCGTTAAACCGTGGCCTTTTTGCAGATAAGTGTTGATGATGAAAATGGTGCCGGCGGTGCAGTTGAGCAGGAAATTGGATAAACATGCGCCGTTGTAGCCGCGGTTTTGAAACAGTGAAAAATCCAAAAAAGCCGCCGATTTTAAGCGGATTTCGGTGCGGAAAAACACCATGGCCATCACGATAAAGCTGATGAGCATGGCCAAAGTGAAGGGGTGGCTGAAGCCTAAGCGGAAACCTTTGGTAATCAATAAATTAAGCGCGAGCAAGCCCAATACGCAGGAAAACAGGCCGATGTAATCGTAGCGTGTGATGGCAGTTTGCGGTGATTTGCTTTCCGGTGTGCCACGTATCAGCAGCATGCCGATGATGGAAATCGCAATCGAGAGCAGGAAAATGCTTTGCCAGCCCAAATAAGTGGCGATGGTGCCGCCGACAAACGAAGACAAGCCCGAGCCGCCGAACGAACCAATCGCCCAAAAGCTAAACGCACGCTGTCGCGCAGCGCCGTGGTAATAATTTTTGATGATGGAAAGCGTGGCCGGCATGATGCAGGCTGCAGATAAGCCTTGAAACACACGCCCCAGCCCGAAACTGACAGGACCTTGGGCAAAATACAAAAATAAGCAGGCAACGATGTTGAGCAGGAAGCCGATATAGGTCAGGCGCACGCGGCCGAATTTAT
Proteins encoded:
- a CDS encoding MFS transporter; its protein translation is MQNHSQSFEGNDRLLFGMVLGVLTFWLFYQAVFNVAPDIQRSLAMPDTSLNAVISLGSLFSGCFIVLMGGLADKFGRVRLTYIGFLLNIVACLFLYFAQGPVSFGLGRVFQGLSAACIMPATLSIIKNYYHGAARQRAFSFWAIGSFGGSGLSSFVGGTIATYLGWQSIFLLSIAISIIGMLLIRGTPESKSPQTAITRYDYIGLFSCVLGLLALNLLITKGFRLGFSHPFTLAMLISFIVMAMVFFRTEIRLKSAAFLDFSLFQNRGYNGACLSNFLLNCTAGTIFIINTYLQKGHGLTPFEAGLKSLGYLAMVLIMIRVSEKLLQKFGYKKPMLIGVLITATGILGLSMTNVSHETYMIQVVISFALFGFGLGCYATPSADCAMVNAPLEKAGVAAGVYKMASALGASFGIATGATVFSALQASGVHQAAQAALWLMLALALLSCLSIALLIPKDGGKSNQV